Proteins from one Asterias rubens chromosome 21, eAstRub1.3, whole genome shotgun sequence genomic window:
- the LOC117304559 gene encoding uncharacterized protein DDB_G0284459-like, which yields MFAQRKSHLRAVSSSTAGLNTLSTPSSASPGRRVQSWVYGERDPASRPGRPVRSFSAESLHVIPQTKDINSQFQTVLGKCLFDQAVQGAEDGGQQSPVATRGMTPMPGSGSPGSSRPASSQGSTGTNSPLMDTSRTTIRLRPTRCTSPLVKGSRSFDSYINNGSLDQVAIAKARGPLEPPKPCIYKYIHRVKTASNNNLNDFSLKSEFTDSLRESEREKYWKGKVEEKIIEEEMNERKEREKAEMMIILEDMKKEYVVRKAKEEAELRKKQEELDRIAKEKEEKEALMAASIANQCIADDTLSVISSSSKSSKKRSSKKGGRSKKDKNSKKGKSSSKKSAKKRASVSPSRDESNQGSGRNTPQPILKSDGRRQSSAEQSENSSGTGKTKRVTFRKNLVSSKTFKSSKPVSPKKISPKKSFPGSAGSESRSSSPTRGDKKSRSSSPKGKRTRGKGSKKGTKKKSTVDAEPQVEPPQEPEQVPEPVEPETTLEPEEPKEPVVIVVDEPPEFIPAVDYKTRNQMVEEWLYYRTSSANRKANPPIL from the coding sequence ATGTTCGCACAAAGGAAGAGCCATTTGCGTGCTGTATCATCATCCACAGCGGGGCTGAACACATTGAGCACCCCATCCTCGGCATCCCCGGGCAGGAGGGTTCAATCGTGGGTCTACGGGGAGCGAGACCCGGCCTCCAGACCCGGTCGACCAGTCCGAAGCTTCTCCGCAGAGTCACTACATGTCATCCCTCAGACCAAGGATATCAACTCGCAGTTCCAAACGGTCCTCGGGAAATGCCTCTTCGACCAGGCCGTTCAAGGCGCCGAGGATGGGGGTCAACAGTCACCGGTCGCCACCCGGGGCATGACGCCGATGCCAGGTAGCGGATCACCCGGTAGCTCCAGGCCGGCCAGTAGCCAAGGTTCAACGGGAACTAATTCGCCACTGATGGATACTAGCCGAACCACGATCAGACTTCGACCGACCAGATGTACCTCACCTTTGGTTAAAGGTAGCCGGTCGTTTGACTCGTACATCAACAACGGCTCACTAGACCAAGTCGCCATTGCCAAAGCCAGAGGGCCGCTGGAACCTCCCAAACCGTGCATTTACAAATATATACACAGGGTTAAAACAGCATCAAATAATAACCTGAATGACTTCTCTCTCAAATCTGAATTTACTGACAGTTTGAGGGAGAGCGAAAGAGAGAAGTACTGGAAGGGAAAAGTGGAAGAGAAAATTATCGAAGAGGAAATGAACGAAAGGAAAGAGCGAGAGAAGGCAGAGATGATGATCATTTTGGAAGACATGAAAAAGGAATACGTTGTGAGAAAAGCCAAAGAGGAAGCTGAATTAAGAAAGAAGCAGGAAGAACTGGATAGAATCGCAAAGGAGAAAGAGGAAAAAGAGGCTCTTATGGCTGCAAGTATTGCAAACCAATGCATTGCAGATGATACACTTTCTGTTATTTCAAGCAGTAGTAAAAGCAGCAAAAAGAGATCCTCAAAGAAAGGTGGACGTTCAAAAAAGGATAAAAACTCGAAGAAAGGAAAGAGCTCCTCTAAAAAATCAGCGAAGAAGAGAGCTTCCGTTTCCCCGTCGCGAGATGAAAGCAACCAGGGATCAGGTAGGAATACGCCCCAGCCAATACTCAAATCTGACGGTAGGCGGCAGTCCAGTGCCGAACAGAGCGAAAACAGCAGCGGAACCGGTAAGACAAAACGAGTAACGTTCCGCAAGAACTTAGTTAGTTCAAAGACATTCAAGTCATCTAAGCCCGTCTCCCCCAAGAAAATTTCTCCCAAGAAATCGTTTCCAGGCTCAGCGGGTTCGGAGTCCCGTTCCTCCTCACCAACTCGCGGGGACAAGAAGTCACGATCGAGCAGTCCAAAGGGCAAACGAACCCGGGGAAAGGGCTCCAAAAAGGGAACCAAGAAAAAGTCAACCGTTGATGCAGAACCACAAGTTGAACCTCCACAGGAACCTGAACAAGTTCCAGAACCTGTCGAACCAGAAACAACATTAGAACCGGAAGAACCTAAAGAACCAGTTGTTATAGTTGTAGATGAACCACCGGAATTTATCCCTGCTGTTGATTATAAGACTCGTAACCAAATGGTTGAAGAGTGGCTTTACTACCGGACTAGTTCGGCTAACCGTAAGGCCAACCCTCCAATtttatga
- the LOC117304736 gene encoding adenosine receptor A1-like translates to MEEGFGNQSNLTLRPVFPPRAIPSSPLIGLEVFLGSVGLVGNALVCITIWHSKTLHTLTNYLILNLAIADFLISLCAILNPWLIWEKFSSTVLPMCYTDANIDSYLDVQVYSLFHRIFTDSSPLCLLLVTLERFVGIVQPLKHPTFFSTLKTVILLLLTWAVPFLLEAPAGLWFIVKYIQNNCMASNARDEPWIITFPVVSSVIAVIVPALIMVYMYIVILRNLKRSARNLEEQGIHGPPQELHRAHQKVVNTLVLVTIVFIVLIFPCRVIYIYTVVSLVPTAPQPVVLQQIVLILGVLNSGINPVVYGFKYDKFRRAFIDMMCCCCKRSRDNAVHTEMNATRGTQSTEP, encoded by the coding sequence ATGGAGGAAGGATTTGGGAATCAATCCAACTTGACTCTTAGACCAGTGTTCCCCCCTAGAGCCATTCCAAGCAGTCCTCTGATTGGTCTAGAAGTATTCCTCGGCTCAGTGGGATTGGTCGGTAATGCCCTTGTGTGTATAACGATTTGGCATAGTAAGACACTGCACACCCTCACCAACTATCTGATTCTGAACTTGGCCATTGCTGATTTTCTCATCTCGTTATGTGCAATATTGAATCCCTGGCTAATCTGGGAGAAGTTCAGTTCAACCGTATTGCCGATGTGTTACACTGATGCTAATATTGATAGCTACCTAGATGTACAGGTGTATTCTTTATTCCATCGAATCTTCACGGATAGCTCACCGCTGTGCCTGCTCCTTGTTACCCTCGAGCGGTTCGTGGGAATAGTCCAGCCCCTCAAACACCCCACCTTCTTCTCGACCTTGAAAACCGTTATTCTTCTCCTACTGACCTGGGCCGTGCCGTTCCTCCTGGAGGCTCCGGCCGGACTCTGGTTCATCGTCAAGTACATCCAGAACAATTGCATGGCGTCTAATGCACGAGACGAGCCGTGGATCATCACCTTCCCGGTTGTCAGTTCCGTCATTGCCGTCATCGTTCCGGCATTGATcatggtatacatgtatattgtgatCCTTCGGAACTTAAAACGGAGCGCCAGGAACCTAGAAGAACAGGGAATCCACGGACCACCACAGGAACTCCACAGGGCTCATCAGAAGGTGGTAAACACTCTCGTTCTGGTCACCATCGTCTTCATCGTGCTCATATTCCCATGTAGAGTTATCTACATCTATACTGTTGTCAGTCTGGTTCCGACTGCCCCACAACCCGTGGTCTTACAGCAGATCGTCCTAATCCTCGGAGTCCTGAATTCCGGCATCAATCCCGTAGTGTACGGATTCAAGTATGATAAGTTCCGGAGAGCCTTCATTGATATGATGTGTTGCTGCTGTAAGAGATCTAGGGATAACGCTGTACATACCGAGATGAATGCGACACGTGGTACACAATCTACGGAACCGTGA
- the LOC117304739 gene encoding L-proline trans-4-hydroxylase-like, which produces MEITDFPFSGEFEMTEGMHRAFEQEGYFIVRSLISPDEMTALRTAIDRDEGIREHAINLPDGEGRCSKMSLWNHPGSDVTGMLARCEKVAGTMEKLLGGEVYHYHTKLMMKEARTGGSHIWHQDYGYWYKNGCLYPDMGSVFIAVDKTDKENGCLQVLRGSHKLGRIEHIPISGQTGADLARVEEAKKVMELVYVELEPGDALFFHANVLHKSNRNDSDRRRWVFILSYNLARNNPFKKHHHPCYTPLHKVPNSAILECKNVMDFSGKDFLDPTADETIKAQPR; this is translated from the exons ATGGAAATCACAG ATTTTCCTTTCAGTGGAGAGTTTGAAATGACGGAGGGGATGCATCGGGCTTTTGAGCAGGAAGGCTACTTCATTGTCAG ATCCCTCATCAGCCCCGATGAGATGACAGCATTACGGACTGCCATCGATCGTGACGAGGGGATACGAGAACACGCTATCAACCTGCCCGATGGGGAGGGAAGGTGTAGCAAGATGAGCCTATGGAATCACCCGGGGTCAGATGTCACTGGGATGTTGGCACGGTGTGAAAAGGTGGCTGGTACCATGGAAAAG TTGTTGGGAGGGGAGGTGTATCATTACCACACCAAGTTAATGATGAAGGAGGCCAGGACGGGAGGATCCCACATATGGCATCAAGATTATGG GTACTGGTATAAAAACGGATGCCTTTATCCAGATATGGGATCCGTGTTTATAGCCGTGGATAAAACTGACAAGGAAAATGGATGTTTGCAG GTTTTGCGTGGTTCCCATAAACTTGGACGTATTGAACATATACCGATATCAGGACAGACTGGGGCGGATCTTGCACGAGTTGAAGAGGCAAAGAAG GTAATGGAGCTTGTATATGTGGAGTTAGAACCAGGAGATGCCTTGTTCTTTCACGCAAACGTCTTGCATAAGAGCAACCGAAACGACTCCGATCGACGTCGATGGGTCTTCATTTTATCTTACAATCTGGCCAGAAATAACCCCTTTAAGAAACATCACCATCCATGCTATACACCATTGCATAAG gtgCCAAACTCTGCCATCTTAGAATGCAAAAACGTGATGGATTTCAGCGGAAAAGACTTCTTAGACCCAACCGCTGACGAAACTATCAAAGCACAACCACGCTGA